GTGTTTGAGAGGGATGGTCCGACACCCATATGATTCTAATGATAAATCCGGGTTAATTTGAAAAGGTTTTTTCTCATTGAATACAAAAGACGTAAGTGATATAAAGGATACATTCAAGAAACGTAAGTGATGGCAAAAGACGTTCGATCGATAATTGATAAGCTCAAAACGATGCATGGCGAGCCGAGATGTGAATTGAACTTCACTAATCCCCTTGAGCTTGTTGTTGCTACCGTTTTGTCTGCCCAATGTACAGATGAACGCGTCAACAAGGTAACGGTAACGCTTTTTAAAAAATATCGAAATATCTATGACTATATTAATTTAATTAATGAAGAACTTGAGAATGATATCAGAAGTACTGGATTTTATAAGAATAAAGCGAAGGCTATTAAAAATATCACAGAGGAAATCCGGGACAGGTTTCATGGCGAAGTGCCCCGGGATATAGATACCTTTGCAACAGTTAAGGGGATCGGCAGAAAATCTGCGAATTTAATAGTTGGACTGGCCTTTGATAAGCCGGCAGTAATTGTAGATACACACGTAATCAGGCTGTCGAACAGGATTGGATTTTCCGATAAAAAAGACCCGGATAGAATAGAGCAGGATATAAAAAAAGTAGTACCGGAGGATATGTGGACGGCATTTTCTCTGCTTATAACCCTTCACGGGCGATACCTGTGCAAGGCAAGAAAGCCGGAATGTGAAAGATGTCTTCTGCAAAATGAGTGTGATTACTGGATTGGAGGAAGAAGTGATGTTTGAAGATGAAAAATTGACTGAAAGCGAAATTGCGAAACTTACAGAATTATCAAGACTTGCAAAGGGGGATATTGTAACGATGACCCGTCTTGCCGGAACAGGGCATCCGGGTGGATCAATATCGTCCCTTGATATATATCTGACACTCTTTTCCCATGCAAAGTTGCAGGAAAGACCGGGAGACAGAATTGTAGTGAGTCATGGCCATACATCCCCCGGTGCCTATGCTGCCCTTGCAAGGCTTGGACATCTTCCCGTTGATGAGGTTGTTGCCTTTTTCAGGAAGGCAGGAAGTCCCTTTGAAGGGCATATGGTGAGAGGAATCCCCTTTATCGACTGGTCTACAGGCAATCTCGGTCAGGGGCTCTCTGCAGGGTGTGGCTTTGCCATTGCATCAAAAATCCGTAAGGAAGATAACCATGTTTATGTTCTCATGGGTGACGGTGAACAACAGAAAGGGCAGATAGGAGAGGCACGAAGGTTTGCAAAAAAGTATAATTTGAACAATATCACTGTTTTCATTGATTATAACCGGTTGCAGATCAGCGGGTCCATTGATAGCGTGATGCCCCAGAACATCATTGAAAATTATCTTTCTGACGGCTGGGATGTACTGGAGATAAACGGACACGATTATAACGAAATTTATACAGCGCTGAGAAATACAAGGTCTAATGATAGCCCTGTCTGTATTGTGGCGGACACAGTGATGGGAAATGGTATACCTTTTATGGAAAACAAGGAAAAATACCATGGGAACCCATTAAATGAAAAGGAATATAAGGACGCCATGGAAGCTTTGGGGCTTGTGGACAGATTTGAGTTTTACAAGGAAAAAAGAAAGGGAATCTGGAGCTGGCAGCCGTCCCTGAATAACGAAACCTTGTCGGTAAGGACAGGCAATCCATTTACCTATAAGGATGAAGACAAGGTTGACAACAGAACTGCCTTCGGGAAGGCATTAAAGGACCTTGGTGATTTAAATATTGAGAATGGACAGATAGTCTGTACCTTCGACTGTGACCTTGCAAGTTCTGTGAAAACGGGTGATTTCGGAAAGGCCTATCCGGATTATTTTTTTCAGGGCGGTATCCAGGAGCACAATACGGCCACAATTGCAGGGGCTTTGTCAACAACAGGGATACTTACTTTTTTTGCCGATTTCGGGGTTTTCGGGATAGATGAAACATATAACCAGGAACGTTTGAATGATATAAATAAAACCAACCTGAAGCTCATCCTTACCCATGTAGGGCTTGATGTGGGCCCTGACGGTAAAACGCACCAGTGCGTTGATTATATCGGTCTTGCCCGGAACCTCTATAATTTCAGGACAATCGTGCCATGTGACCCAAACCAGATGGACAGGGTTGTGAGACACGTTGCTGCTGTGGAGGGGAATTTCCTCGTAGCTACAGGACGGAACCGCTGGCCGGTTATTGCCGGAAAAGACGGGAAACCTCATTATGGCGAAGGATATGTGTTTGATTATGGCAAGATGGATGTATTGAGGGAGGGCGCCGAAGGTGCTGTAATCACGTATGGAGGCATGGTAAGCAGGGCGTTGAAAATTGCAGAGAATCTTGCAGGAAAAGGCGTAAACCTGACAGTGGTAAATATGCCCTGTGTTAATGAAATTGATGAAAATGTGATGGGTATGCTTTTAAAGATGCCTTATATAATTACCTATGAAGACCACAACGTTTATACAGGCATAGCCCCGGTTATTACTTCATACTTATTGAGGAACAAATATCAGGGCAGGTTGGAATCCTTCGGGACGAAAAATTATGGCGCCTCAGGTGACACCGATGAAGTATATGCAGTTGAAGGACTGGATGTGGAGTCCATGACAGTAGCATTGTTGAAGATGATAAAGTAATATAAGGACAATAACCAATAACCAAATTACAATAAACAAACAAAATCCAATGATGAAGGTAATAACCAATAATCAAATAACCAATTACAAATGAAAATCAATAACCGATATACAAGTTCCAAGAACATACGTTTTTTTATCGTTTGTTTATTGTAATTTGTTTATTGGAATTTTAAGCAAGGGGGTTTTATGGAAGACATTAAAGGGATGTATAAGAAAATCGTAAAGGATCAGTTTCCGGAGACAATAAAGATTGATATGGGCGGCCAGGCGCTGCTGTACAAGAAAAAGATCTGGAATATCTATGATGCCGATG
The DNA window shown above is from Pseudomonadota bacterium and carries:
- a CDS encoding transketolase, yielding MFEDEKLTESEIAKLTELSRLAKGDIVTMTRLAGTGHPGGSISSLDIYLTLFSHAKLQERPGDRIVVSHGHTSPGAYAALARLGHLPVDEVVAFFRKAGSPFEGHMVRGIPFIDWSTGNLGQGLSAGCGFAIASKIRKEDNHVYVLMGDGEQQKGQIGEARRFAKKYNLNNITVFIDYNRLQISGSIDSVMPQNIIENYLSDGWDVLEINGHDYNEIYTALRNTRSNDSPVCIVADTVMGNGIPFMENKEKYHGNPLNEKEYKDAMEALGLVDRFEFYKEKRKGIWSWQPSLNNETLSVRTGNPFTYKDEDKVDNRTAFGKALKDLGDLNIENGQIVCTFDCDLASSVKTGDFGKAYPDYFFQGGIQEHNTATIAGALSTTGILTFFADFGVFGIDETYNQERLNDINKTNLKLILTHVGLDVGPDGKTHQCVDYIGLARNLYNFRTIVPCDPNQMDRVVRHVAAVEGNFLVATGRNRWPVIAGKDGKPHYGEGYVFDYGKMDVLREGAEGAVITYGGMVSRALKIAENLAGKGVNLTVVNMPCVNEIDENVMGMLLKMPYIITYEDHNVYTGIAPVITSYLLRNKYQGRLESFGTKNYGASGDTDEVYAVEGLDVESMTVALLKMIK
- the nth gene encoding endonuclease III, producing MAKDVRSIIDKLKTMHGEPRCELNFTNPLELVVATVLSAQCTDERVNKVTVTLFKKYRNIYDYINLINEELENDIRSTGFYKNKAKAIKNITEEIRDRFHGEVPRDIDTFATVKGIGRKSANLIVGLAFDKPAVIVDTHVIRLSNRIGFSDKKDPDRIEQDIKKVVPEDMWTAFSLLITLHGRYLCKARKPECERCLLQNECDYWIGGRSDV